One region of Danio aesculapii chromosome 7, fDanAes4.1, whole genome shotgun sequence genomic DNA includes:
- the sinhcafl gene encoding SIN3-HDAC complex associated factor, like isoform X1, whose product MFGFHKSKIYRSNDGCCICKTKSSSSRFTDSSRYEENFRLCFGLAEDRVGDICNACVLLVKRWKKLPHGSKKNWNHVVDARAGPGFKLTKPKKVKNIDGKKKSKLKKLHKFKRQNSDAHSTTSSMSPSQSPSHSNQSDDGSDIETKQRRPTPSGFSFLDLSYWKRQKVCCGIVYKGRFGEVIIDPRLFKPCCNKKRPALPTSSVSQTLPEDLKEAW is encoded by the exons ATGTTCGGATTTCACAAATCCAAGATTTACCGCAGCAACGACGGCTGCTGTATCTGCAAAACCAAGTCGTCCAGTTCTCGGTTCACTGACAGCAGCAGATATGAGGAGAACTTCAGACTCTGCTTCGG TCTGGCAGAGGATCGTGTCGGAGACATCTGCAATGCTTGTGTGCTCTTGGTAAAACGCTGGAAGAAGTTACCGCATGGATCAAAGAAGAACTGGAACCAT GTGGTAGACGCAAGAGCAGGACCTGGCTTCAAGCTGACCAAACCCAAGAAAGTGAAAAACATTGATGGAAAGAAGAAAAGTAAGCTGAAAAAGcttcataaattcaaaagacaaA ATTCCGATGCCCACAGCACCACATCCAGTATGTCTCCCTCTCAGTCTCCCAGTCACAGTAATCAATCTGATGACGGCTCCGACATTGAGACCAAACAGAGACGTCCAACCCCATCTGGCTTCTCTTTCCTCGACCTGTCCTACTGGAAGAG GCAAAAGGTGTGCTGTGGGATCGTCTACAAGGGCCGTTTCGGTGAGGTGATCATCGATCCACGTCTCTTCAAGCCCTGCTGTAACAAAAAGCGTCCCGCTCTGCCAACCTCCTCAGTCTCTCAGACGCTTCCAGAAGACCTGAAGGAGGCCTGGTGA
- the sinhcafl gene encoding SIN3-HDAC complex associated factor, like isoform X2, giving the protein MFGFHKSKIYRSNDGCCICKTKSSSSRFTDSSRYEENFRLCFGLAEDRVGDICNACVLLVKRWKKLPHGSKKNWNHVVDARAGPGFKLTKPKKVKNIDGKKKNSDAHSTTSSMSPSQSPSHSNQSDDGSDIETKQRRPTPSGFSFLDLSYWKRQKVCCGIVYKGRFGEVIIDPRLFKPCCNKKRPALPTSSVSQTLPEDLKEAW; this is encoded by the exons ATGTTCGGATTTCACAAATCCAAGATTTACCGCAGCAACGACGGCTGCTGTATCTGCAAAACCAAGTCGTCCAGTTCTCGGTTCACTGACAGCAGCAGATATGAGGAGAACTTCAGACTCTGCTTCGG TCTGGCAGAGGATCGTGTCGGAGACATCTGCAATGCTTGTGTGCTCTTGGTAAAACGCTGGAAGAAGTTACCGCATGGATCAAAGAAGAACTGGAACCAT GTGGTAGACGCAAGAGCAGGACCTGGCTTCAAGCTGACCAAACCCAAGAAAGTGAAAAACATTGATGGAAAGAAGAAAA ATTCCGATGCCCACAGCACCACATCCAGTATGTCTCCCTCTCAGTCTCCCAGTCACAGTAATCAATCTGATGACGGCTCCGACATTGAGACCAAACAGAGACGTCCAACCCCATCTGGCTTCTCTTTCCTCGACCTGTCCTACTGGAAGAG GCAAAAGGTGTGCTGTGGGATCGTCTACAAGGGCCGTTTCGGTGAGGTGATCATCGATCCACGTCTCTTCAAGCCCTGCTGTAACAAAAAGCGTCCCGCTCTGCCAACCTCCTCAGTCTCTCAGACGCTTCCAGAAGACCTGAAGGAGGCCTGGTGA